DNA sequence from the Butyricimonas faecalis genome:
CGGAAGAGTTCTTTGAACGCAAGTTGTGGTTTCATTTTGCAAAGTATTTATTAGGGGATTCCTCTGCTGATTTCCAAGGAGATATTAATTATTTTCAGAAACGTTAGTTTATGATGAGAAAGTATATTATGTTGTGTTGCCTGTTGTCGGTTTGGTTTACGGACAGTATGGCACAAAAGCGACCTCTGGATATGGAGGCCTATAAATTGTGGCGTAGGGTTGAAGCGCAGCAAATGTCGAATGATGGAAAGTGGGTTACGTATCGTTTCGTTTATATTGATAACGACGGACATGATAAAGATACTCCCATTACTTATTTGTATAACACGGAAACCGGGAAAACGTACGAATTGGAAAATGTGAATCAAGTCTATTTCTTTAATGGGGGAAAAGGGTTAAAGTATGTTGTTTCTCCTTCTCCGCGAGATACTTCCGGGGTGGTAAAAGACTCAGTCTTTTTGATGACCTTGAAGAATATGAAAAAGCGGTTATGGGATAGACCGTATAATTGTAACGAGTCATTTGATTCTCCTATCATAACTTACACTTATCCGATAGGGAAAACCGAGAAGGGAAAAGATATCAAGCGTCTGGTCATCTGGAACTATGAAACGGGAGATTCTACCGTTATGGATAGTTTGGATTATCATATATTACTTGATAATAATAAGACAATTATTTACACGAAAGAGAGTAATGGATATAAGTCTCTTTACGTTGGTCCGGTAAAAGGAAGGAAACGCATGATTTACGGGGAGCCGAAGGCTCGATTGATAAATTTCTCTTTAAATCGGGATAATTCTCAGGGAGTGTTTACTGTGGCTTCGGATACTTCTCATTTAAATGATCCCGATTTGTTGTATTCCTTTGATATGAAGGGAGGAAAGCCTACATTGATTATGGATACGAAAGAGATTCATTTGGAAGGGGATTATAGAGTAAGAGGTGGATTGGCTCAGCCTTTTAATAAGGGGAAGTATATCATGGTAAGTGTCACGCCTAAAGTGCCCACTCCTCGCCGTCAGAAAATAGAGCCCGATAAAAGTTTTGAACTGGAGCTGTGGAAATGGGATGACGAAATATCACAAAGTAGGCAGAGATCCGAGCGAGTTTCTCGACCGGGAGAGCCTCGATATGTTTATCATGTGGATTCGAAAAAATGTGTGTTGGTGGCACCTTCTCACATGAATAATATATATAGTCCGACCTGTGATGAGTATAATTATGTGATTATTGCAGACGAAACTCCTTATCGTAAATTGACGGACTGGAGGGATGGGAATGCGGCCGATTATTACCTTGTTCATCTTGAAACGGGAGAACGGAAATTAGTGTTTTCCGATTTACGTGATCGTCCGGTATGGAGTCCGAATGGGAAGTACGCCTTGTTTTATCATGGGAAGAAAAAAGCGTGGTACAAGTTGAACCCGGTTACCGGTGAATTGACAGACATCTCTGCTGCTATCGGTTTTCCGGTGTATAACGAGGAACATGATTTACCGAAACCTGCCAATTCGTATGGTATTGCCGGATGGATGGCAGGAGGAGACGAGGTGGTGTTGTATGACAAATATGATATGTGGGTGATTGATTTAACCGGTAGAAAAACACCATATTCTTTGACGAACGGTTGGGGAAGAGAGAACAACACGGTTTTGCGGATATTGAAATCGGATTATGATTCAAAGAGAATTGATCCGAAGCGAAATATGTTGTTAGAGACGGTAAACACCGAGACTTTGGATCAGGGGGTATACGAATGGTCCCCTTCCCAGAAGCTACGAAAATTAATGGAGGGGCCTTACGCGTTAAACTTTAGGGCCGTGTCTCAGGATAAAAAATATTGTATGTTTATTCGGCAGAGTTATTCCGAATTCCGGGATATTTGGTGGAGTAAAACTGATTTTGTTAACCCGGTCAAGATAACGGAAGCAAATCCGCAACAGAAAGATTATCGTTGGGGATCCGTGAAATTGGTTGAGTGGGTGAATTATGAGGGAAAAAGGAATCGGGGATTATTGTATTTGCCGGACGATTATGATTCGTCAAAGACATATCCGGTGATAGTAAACTTTTATGAAACCCACACGGGGGAATTGCATATTAGTCCACTTCCGACCTTAAGTAGTGCCATGATTAATACGGTGACTTACGTGAGTAACGGGTATGTGGTATTTATGCCTGATGTACATTTTACTATCGGGGCTCCGGGAGAAAGTTGTTATAATGCTGTTGTCAGTGGAACACAAATGTTGATAGACAAAGGTATTGCCGATAAGAATCGAATTGGAATACAAGGGCATAGTTGGTCCGGTTATCAGGTTGCCTATTTGGTTACCCGTACGAATATGTTCCGTTGTGCCAATCCGGGAGCGGCCGTATCCAGCATGGTGTCGGCGTACACGGGTATTCGCACGGGAAGCGGGATGCCTCGTATGTTTATGTACGAAGAGACGCAGAGCCGGATGGGTAAAACGCTTTGGGATGATCCCGAGATGTATATCAAGAATTCACCCATTTTTTATGCCGATAAAATTCAGACCCCATTATTGATATTTCATTGTGATGGAGATGAGGCTGTACCCTATTCCGAGGGATTAAATCTTTTTTTAGCCATGCGTCGATTGCATAAACCGGCTTGGCTGCTAAATTATAAGGGAGATAAGCATTTCCTCTATAATAAAGCGGCAGAGATTGACTGGACGATTCGTTTGCAGCAATTTTTTGATTATTATCTGAAAGATGCTCCCATGCCCCGTTGGATGAAAGAAGGTATAAATGTAAATGAACGTGGGGTTGATCAGAAATATGATTTGGTGAAATAGGAATATGATTTGGATGTATATAATTTTTAAATATTGAGTATGAAAAAGTTTTTGTGTTTTAGTTTGATTTTATTGGCTTTTGCTTGTGCAAGTGATCCTCAAAAAGAAATGGAGAAAACAATCGTTGGGGAATGGTGTAATCCTTACACGTATCAATCCACGGGAGAATTGAAAGGATTTCATTTCAAGAAAGGGGGAGATTGTGAAGCGATTAATATCCCATCTTTAGAATTGAAATCTTGGGAAATTAAAGACGGGTACCTGATCGTGAAAGGACAGGAAGTTGCAGAGGATGGTACGAAAGAGGTTTACGAGACGAAGGAAAGAATCGGTTTATTAACTCGGGATTCATTGAGTCTTGTTGTCCAGGAAGCTAATCCTCGGCTTGCTTTTTTGTATATAAATGCGAAAAAGCTTAAAAAATAGGTGGCGATAACGGGTTTGGCTGATTGAAGAATGATTTGAAAAGATAGATATGTATCGTGTTATAATTATTGCCAGTGTTGTTCTGACGCTGTTTCCAGTGGTCGGCTATACGCAAAAAAAGGAGTTGGACGAGGAAGCTTATCGCTCGTGGCGACGGGTTGATGATTATCAGTTGTCAGATCATGGAGGGTGGATAAAATATCGATACATATTCTATGATAATGATTCGGCTAATGCCTTTGCTCGTAATACGTATTATTTTTATGAAATGAAAACCGGGAGAACTCGTATCTTAAGGGATATTGATTCTCCCGTGTTTTTTGCAAAAGGCGATTGGATCGCTTTTTGTAAGGTAAAGAAGGAGGGAGGTGGTGATGGGGAACGAGTTGCTTATCGGTTAAAAGATGGATACGAGATTGCAATACCGGCAGACGCCGAGTTGAATGATTCATATCCGCAGATTGCTTATCAACGGGAGGATCGATTGATTGTCTTGAATGTGATGAGGCGGGATAGTGTGGTGCTACACGGTGTGTTCCAATATTATTTGTACGGGAAAAAGTGGAACGTGATTTACACGAGTAAGGAGGAGCAAGGCCATGTGTTGCGCAATAGGATTGTGGAGAATGGGGTTGAGGATGTGATTTACGTGGATAAAACCAAAAGCTTGGAGAGTTTTTATTTTTACGAAAGAGTGGGTGAAGGGAGTTTTTTTGTTGGTGCGGATATAAATTGTAAGGAAAAGTTAGACTATTATTATTTTTCTCTGGCAGATAAGAAGGCGAGCAAAGTATTATCAGCGGAGCAAATGGAGCAATTTCATATAGATCGGTATTCCATGCGATTACTTGATGGCGAGAAGCAATTGTTGTATCGCCAGCAAGAAGGAAAGGTCGTAAGATCTGACGTGCAAGATGAAAAGGATGAAAGTTTTCAATTGGAGCTTTGGAGTTGGAATGATCTTGTGATCCCTTCGGAACAGGCTAAAAGCGGTCTTCGTCGATCCCGGTATTCACCGATTTTGTATTTGCTTGATCTGGATAGTAAGGAATGCCATAAAATGTGTGGGGAAAATCACTCCGAATTATATATAGCAGAAGGGGAGCATCCTGTTTTCGCGTACGAGAAAGATGAGCGTCCTTATTCGCGTCAGCGGGATTGGATGCATGATCAACGTTTTGATCTTTACTTGGTGGATTTAAGAAACGGGAAACACGAATTGTTGGAAAAAGAATTGACCCAAGCGGTTCATTGGAGTCCGAAAGGAGATTATTTGCTCTATTTTGATAATAAAAGTCATTCATGGGTAATCGTGAATCCTCGTTCAATGGAAAGAAATGTGTTAAGTGATATCATCCCGTATCCTTTGTATGATGAATGGTATGATCGCCCCAATCCTCCTGCTCCTTATGGTGTGGCAGGTTGGACTCGGGATGGTAGGAATGCGATAATTTATGATCGTTTTGATATTTGGGTGATTAATTTAAGTGAGGTAGAAAAGTCGTATTGCTGGACAAAAAACAAAGGACGGGAAAATAATACGGTATTGCGTTTGGTCGATCCCGGGAGGAATGGGGTTCGGATCGATTTGATACAAGATCAGCAGGTCGTGACGTTTGATAGGAAGAGTAAAAGTACGGGATTGAGCAAATTGTCTTCTCAAGGGAGGTTAACGCCATTAGTTCAAGAGAATGTTGCTTTCTCCGTCCTGCAAAAAACAAAAGACGGGCGAGTAATGCTTTGCATGAAACAGAGTTATCAAGAAGATCGGAATCTATGGGTATGCAATGGACAAGGGCGCAATATGAAAAAAATCACAGAGGTGAACCCTCAACAAAAGCAATATAGTTGGGGAACAGCCCAAGTGGTGGAGTGGACGAATGATAAGGGTGAGAATAACCAGGGTGTACTTTATTTGCCGGAAAACTATGATAAGAATAAAAGTTATCCGACAATAGTTTCTTTTTATGAAACGCATTCATCGGATTTGCATGTGCATCCGGTTCCGGGACTGAGTCAGGCTATGATCGATATTCCGACCTACGTTAGTAAAGGGTATATTGTTTTTCAACCGGATGTTTATATTGAAATTGGAAAACCGGGAGAAAGCGCTTATCATGCCGTGGTTAGTGGAGTCC
Encoded proteins:
- a CDS encoding S9 family peptidase, which gives rise to MYRVIIIASVVLTLFPVVGYTQKKELDEEAYRSWRRVDDYQLSDHGGWIKYRYIFYDNDSANAFARNTYYFYEMKTGRTRILRDIDSPVFFAKGDWIAFCKVKKEGGGDGERVAYRLKDGYEIAIPADAELNDSYPQIAYQREDRLIVLNVMRRDSVVLHGVFQYYLYGKKWNVIYTSKEEQGHVLRNRIVENGVEDVIYVDKTKSLESFYFYERVGEGSFFVGADINCKEKLDYYYFSLADKKASKVLSAEQMEQFHIDRYSMRLLDGEKQLLYRQQEGKVVRSDVQDEKDESFQLELWSWNDLVIPSEQAKSGLRRSRYSPILYLLDLDSKECHKMCGENHSELYIAEGEHPVFAYEKDERPYSRQRDWMHDQRFDLYLVDLRNGKHELLEKELTQAVHWSPKGDYLLYFDNKSHSWVIVNPRSMERNVLSDIIPYPLYDEWYDRPNPPAPYGVAGWTRDGRNAIIYDRFDIWVINLSEVEKSYCWTKNKGRENNTVLRLVDPGRNGVRIDLIQDQQVVTFDRKSKSTGLSKLSSQGRLTPLVQENVAFSVLQKTKDGRVMLCMKQSYQEDRNLWVCNGQGRNMKKITEVNPQQKQYSWGTAQVVEWTNDKGENNQGVLYLPENYDKNKSYPTIVSFYETHSSDLHVHPVPGLSQAMIDIPTYVSKGYIVFQPDVYIEIGKPGESAYHAVVSGVRSLIDRGIADSSRIGLQGHSWSGFLAAYLVTRTDIFKCVNIGAATVNLTSVYTAIREGSGQPNMFMFEDWQCRMGATLWDDLDGYIANSPLLFADRIHTPALIFHCDQDEAVSFYDGRNLFLALRRLQRPVWMLNYMGQGHFLTSRPAQVDWTIRLQQFFDHYLKSAPMPRWMKEGININERGVDQKYDLVE
- a CDS encoding S9 family peptidase: MMRKYIMLCCLLSVWFTDSMAQKRPLDMEAYKLWRRVEAQQMSNDGKWVTYRFVYIDNDGHDKDTPITYLYNTETGKTYELENVNQVYFFNGGKGLKYVVSPSPRDTSGVVKDSVFLMTLKNMKKRLWDRPYNCNESFDSPIITYTYPIGKTEKGKDIKRLVIWNYETGDSTVMDSLDYHILLDNNKTIIYTKESNGYKSLYVGPVKGRKRMIYGEPKARLINFSLNRDNSQGVFTVASDTSHLNDPDLLYSFDMKGGKPTLIMDTKEIHLEGDYRVRGGLAQPFNKGKYIMVSVTPKVPTPRRQKIEPDKSFELELWKWDDEISQSRQRSERVSRPGEPRYVYHVDSKKCVLVAPSHMNNIYSPTCDEYNYVIIADETPYRKLTDWRDGNAADYYLVHLETGERKLVFSDLRDRPVWSPNGKYALFYHGKKKAWYKLNPVTGELTDISAAIGFPVYNEEHDLPKPANSYGIAGWMAGGDEVVLYDKYDMWVIDLTGRKTPYSLTNGWGRENNTVLRILKSDYDSKRIDPKRNMLLETVNTETLDQGVYEWSPSQKLRKLMEGPYALNFRAVSQDKKYCMFIRQSYSEFRDIWWSKTDFVNPVKITEANPQQKDYRWGSVKLVEWVNYEGKRNRGLLYLPDDYDSSKTYPVIVNFYETHTGELHISPLPTLSSAMINTVTYVSNGYVVFMPDVHFTIGAPGESCYNAVVSGTQMLIDKGIADKNRIGIQGHSWSGYQVAYLVTRTNMFRCANPGAAVSSMVSAYTGIRTGSGMPRMFMYEETQSRMGKTLWDDPEMYIKNSPIFYADKIQTPLLIFHCDGDEAVPYSEGLNLFLAMRRLHKPAWLLNYKGDKHFLYNKAAEIDWTIRLQQFFDYYLKDAPMPRWMKEGINVNERGVDQKYDLVK
- a CDS encoding lipocalin family protein, with the protein product MKKFLCFSLILLAFACASDPQKEMEKTIVGEWCNPYTYQSTGELKGFHFKKGGDCEAINIPSLELKSWEIKDGYLIVKGQEVAEDGTKEVYETKERIGLLTRDSLSLVVQEANPRLAFLYINAKKLKK